Proteins from a single region of Longimicrobiaceae bacterium:
- the aroQ gene encoding type II 3-dehydroquinate dehydratase encodes MRIAVVHGPNLNLLGAREPEVYGRGTLEDVNSAVAALAGHLEAEAEFYQSNSEGALVSYVQEAGARVEGFLVNAGAYTHTSVALRDALLGVARPYVEVHLSNVFAREGFRHRSYLADRALGVVTGFGVDSYLLALRALVGHLGRTGGRRPVSV; translated from the coding sequence GTGAGGATCGCGGTCGTCCACGGCCCGAACCTGAACCTGCTCGGCGCGCGCGAGCCCGAGGTGTACGGGCGCGGCACCCTCGAAGACGTGAACTCGGCGGTGGCGGCGCTGGCCGGGCACCTGGAGGCGGAGGCGGAGTTCTACCAGTCCAACTCCGAGGGCGCGCTGGTGAGCTACGTGCAGGAGGCGGGCGCCCGGGTGGAAGGGTTCCTGGTGAACGCGGGCGCCTACACGCACACCAGCGTGGCACTCCGGGACGCGCTGCTGGGAGTGGCGCGTCCGTACGTGGAGGTGCATCTTTCCAACGTCTTCGCCCGGGAAGGATTCCGCCACCGTTCGTACCTGGCCGACCGCGCGCTGGGGGTGGTGACGGGATTCGGGGTGGACAGCTACCTGCTGGCGCTCCGCGCCCTGGTCGGCCATCTCGGCCGGACCGGGGGGCGCCGGCCCGTGTCCGTTTAA